GAGCCGCCGCATCCTGGTGATGAAGCAGCCGGTGGGCGTCTCCGCGGCGATCACGCCGTGGAATTTCCCGGCGGCGATGATTACCCGCAAGTGCTCGCCCGCCCTGGCGGCGGGCTGCCCCGTGGTGGTCAAGCCGTCCGACCTGACTCCCTTCACCGCGCTGGCGCTGGCGAAGCTGGCGCAGGATGCCGGCATCCCCGCCGGCGTCATCAACGTCCTGACCGGCCGGCCCGAGGCGATCGGCGCGGCGCTGACCGCCAGCCCGGTCGTGCGCAAGCTATCCTTCACCGGGTCGACCCGCGTCGGCGCGCTGCTGATGCGCCAGTCGGCCGACACCATCAAGCGGCTGAGCCTGGAGCTGGGGGGCAACGCCCCGCTCATCGTCTTCGACGACGCCGATGTCGATCTGGCGGTGGCGAGCACCATGGCCAGCAAGTTCCGCAACGCCGGCCAGACCTGCGTCTGCGCCAACCGCATCCTGGTGCAGGACGGCGTGTTCGACACCTTCGCGGCGAAGCTGGCGGCGGCCGTCTCCGCGCTCAAGGTCGCGCCCGGCGACCGCGACGGCGCCACGATCGGCCCGCTCATCAACCACGCCGCGATCGATAAGGTCCGCGCCCACGTCGACGATGCACTGTCGCACGGCGCGACGATCTACGCGCAGGCGGGCGAGGTCGCGTCCGATGCCGGCGCCGACCGCTTCGCCACCCCCGTGGTGCTGACCGGCGCGACCCGCGACATGCGGCTGGCGGACGAGGAGACGTTCGGCCCGGTCGCCCCGCTGTTCCGCTTCACCCACGAGGCGGAGGCGATCGAACTGGCCAATGCCACCAGCTACGGCCTCGCCAGCTATTTCTATACCGAAAACCTGCACCGCGCGTTCCGCGTCGCGGAGGCGCTGGAGACGGGCATGGTCGCGCTCAACACCGGCGGCATCGCGATGGAGATGGCGCCGTTCGGCGGCATCAAGCAGTCCGGGCTGGGCCGCGAGGGCGCGCATGCCGGGATCGAGGAATATCTGGAAACCAAGGCGTTCCACATCGGGGGACTGAAGGCGTGAGCGAGACCAACCGTCGTTATTCCATCGCCGTCATCCCCGGCGACGGCATCGGCAAGGAAGTGATGCCGGAGGGCATCCGCGTGCTGGAGCGCGCCGCCGCGCTCTACGGGTTCGAGGTCGAGCAGACGTGGCACGATTTCGCCTGCTGCGACTATTATGCGGCGCACGGCAAGATGCTGCCCGACGACTGGAAGGAGCGGATCGGCAACCCGTCCGCGATCTTCTTCGGCGCGGTGGGCTGGCCCGACACGGTGCCCGACCACATCTCGCTGTGGGGCTCGCTGCTCCAGTTCCGCCGCGAATACGATCAATACGTCAACCTGCGCCCGGTGCGGCTGATGCCGGGCGTCCCCTGCCCGCTGGTCGGGCGCGAACCCGGCGACATCGATTTCTGGGTGGTGCGCGAGAATACCGAGGGCGAGTATAGTGCGGTCGGCGGGCGCATGTTCCCCGGCACCGAGCGCGAGGTCGTGATCCAGGAAACGGTCATGACCCGCCACGGCACCGACCGGGTGCTGCGCTATGCCTTCGATCTGGCCGCCACGCGCGAGCGCCGCCACGTCACCTCCGCCACGAAGTCCAACGGCATCGCCATCACCATGCCGTGGTGGGACGAGCGCGTGGAGGAGATGGCGAAGAACTATCCCACCGTCACCCACGACAAATATCATATCGACATCCTGACCGCGCAGTTCGTGCTGAACCCGGACCGTTTCGATGTCGTGGTCGCCTCCAACCTGTTCGGCGACATCCTGTCCGATCTGGGGCCTGCCTGCACCGGCACGATCGGCGTCGCGCCGTCGGGCAACATCAACCCGGACGGCACATTCCCCTCGCTGTTCGAGCCGGTCCACGGCTCCGCCCCCGATATCGCGGGCAAGGGCATCGCCAACCCGGTCGGCCAGATCTGGTCCGCGGCGATGATGCTGGAGCATCTGGGCGAGGCGGAGGCCGCCGCCGCGATCATGCGCGCGGTCGAAACGGTACTGGCCGAGCCGGGCCTGCGCACCGGCGACCTGAAGGGTACCGCGAACACCATCGAATGCGGCAGGGCGATCGCCGAGGCGCTGGCCTGACAAGCGCGTGCGGGACCCCGGATCAAGCCCGGGGTCCCGCATCTTACGCTCCGAAACACCACGGCACGATCTGCCGCCCTTCCCCCGCAAAACCCCATCGCGCACCCGCCGCGGCCGCCACAAACGCGCTTCCACTCCGCCCCGCCGGGCGTACGCTCCGCAGCATGAGCACGAACCACACCCCCGGCATGCTGCCCAACCGCTCGCTGCTGGACATCGACCGCGACCACCTGATCCACCCGGTCACGTCCTTCCGCGGGCATGAGGCGCGCGGCGCCACGCTGCTGGAATCGGGTCAGGGCATGTGGCTGACCGATATGGCGGGCAACCGCCTGCTCGACGCCTTCGCCGGACTGTGGTGCGTCAACGTCGGCTACGGGCACGAGAGCATCGTCGAGGTCGCCGCGGAGCAGATGCGCCGCCTTCCCTATGCCACCGGCTATTTCCACTTCGGTAGCGAACCCGCCGTCCGCCTCGCCGAAAAGCTGGTCGAGATTACCCCGGAGGGCCTCGACCACGTCTATTTCACGCTGGGCGGCTCCGACGCGGTCGACAGCGCGATCCGCTATATCACGCATTACTGGAACGCGGTCGGCCGCCCGACGAAGAAGCAGTTCATCGCGCTGGAACGCGGCTATCACGGCTCCAGCACCACCGGCGCCGGGCTGACCGCGCTCGCCAATTTCCACCGCCAGTTCGACCTGCCGCGCGCATGGCAGCATCATCTGCCGTCGCCCTACCCCTATCGCAGCGATACGCCGGGCGACGATGCCGCGATCATCGC
The sequence above is drawn from the Sphingomonas adhaesiva genome and encodes:
- a CDS encoding NAD-dependent succinate-semialdehyde dehydrogenase, coding for MTLQLSNPSLFVQQALIAGEWRDAGGGATIAVEDPATGATIGTVPDCTAQDTQAAIAAAEAAWPAWRARTAGDRAALIERWYALVMENVADLGRIMTAEQGKPIAEAEGEIRYAATFIKWFAEEGRRIDGSIVPGPEASRRILVMKQPVGVSAAITPWNFPAAMITRKCSPALAAGCPVVVKPSDLTPFTALALAKLAQDAGIPAGVINVLTGRPEAIGAALTASPVVRKLSFTGSTRVGALLMRQSADTIKRLSLELGGNAPLIVFDDADVDLAVASTMASKFRNAGQTCVCANRILVQDGVFDTFAAKLAAAVSALKVAPGDRDGATIGPLINHAAIDKVRAHVDDALSHGATIYAQAGEVASDAGADRFATPVVLTGATRDMRLADEETFGPVAPLFRFTHEAEAIELANATSYGLASYFYTENLHRAFRVAEALETGMVALNTGGIAMEMAPFGGIKQSGLGREGAHAGIEEYLETKAFHIGGLKA
- a CDS encoding tartrate dehydrogenase, translating into MSETNRRYSIAVIPGDGIGKEVMPEGIRVLERAAALYGFEVEQTWHDFACCDYYAAHGKMLPDDWKERIGNPSAIFFGAVGWPDTVPDHISLWGSLLQFRREYDQYVNLRPVRLMPGVPCPLVGREPGDIDFWVVRENTEGEYSAVGGRMFPGTEREVVIQETVMTRHGTDRVLRYAFDLAATRERRHVTSATKSNGIAITMPWWDERVEEMAKNYPTVTHDKYHIDILTAQFVLNPDRFDVVVASNLFGDILSDLGPACTGTIGVAPSGNINPDGTFPSLFEPVHGSAPDIAGKGIANPVGQIWSAAMMLEHLGEAEAAAAIMRAVETVLAEPGLRTGDLKGTANTIECGRAIAEALA